The DNA region CGAACACGCCGAAAGGCACGAAGATCTGGAAGAACAAGATTCAGGGATTGCGAGGGAAGGCAACCGGCCTGATCTTCAGCAACTTCGAGCGATCTAAGCATGTCATAACCAAGAAGCAGGCTAAGGCGTTTGTTAAGGATCCCAACAACAAGCACCAGACAGAGTGGTTTATTTACTTCTCAGCCGGCTTGGACACTGCATACTCCCAGAAGTCTCCAGACACGATCTCGATGAGC from Anaerotignum faecicola includes:
- a CDS encoding terminase, which codes for NTPKGTKIWKNKIQGLRGKATGLIFSNFERSKHVITKKQAKAFVKDPNNKHQTEWFIYFSAGLDTAYSQKSPDTISMSFIGITNKGTCIVLDEKVYNNAELGTPLAPTDTVRNFIDFLERNRQEWGFARDTFIDNADQATITEFLKYKRLNG